A region from the Solibacillus sp. FSL H8-0523 genome encodes:
- a CDS encoding AbiH family protein, producing the protein MSKEEQEKLDANNSLKNIVIVGNGFDMSIGLKSSYQNFIEYIKNRKRFAEDYELYNYNRLFLRKYENFRLNWSDFESLYEETVRKINNRSEKNEEPQDIFDIASVNDSIKRLEEDFHEYLLDEYPKWVKQNTIPIGNSDFKRFTVEVNPFFEKMIKDENTFFINFNYTNTIEDLCESVLYDTGSIAKSSLEVKKAKERVFHIHGSLEEENILFGGGFTDTEDIGQIHYSQSLINDKLFRIKENELLNSTRNKIMSTIGLDSEVTNNDLFIIGHSLQGSDFPFLSKLIQKANKVFIFYYEDDYIFKMEEILRKFGSSVAEKIVLVPFLEILLQESLIVSNFKEYLTIDSFVSNKFPKESILSELSLTISHFSLRNINELRISTSNIDRVLQISKNLILNKNASRIARIYFEETIDSTNFEKLSNSEDFLKLLKWVKKIDFSNTEIDSDFFVRLLEYGSSLAYIRMENCTLVNGNNVSVNISTCESLRRLEILDCIFTSDLLDTKKRVFYIESESQNNIEKLTVLRNTNIVIEKSVLEKSTNLTELNLLITNENVYQEEINQKEIHLKNLEVLQIDHSSGLIPNITVGNKIKEITIIGYSDEFIKLSSIMKSNEQSVGFPKLILFHLKTPDQMTSCRNLIVDVILDVYSNDIKFIVEKDIKTIKEYYLDFKDPYIQFFNQFEGLIDNSIFLKFEKLFLRISNLTSQSIIEEFLDEMNTKLDVKIQTVEPTDLDIEQNDVNGSNHTTEYDSVSKSVNNKKDYVFTTIDSLLYDYAIGNISTSQELFTALRQENKAEIVMGIYHEIASVISIANDHEKYNSKEDVLELKVKLFTQARDQVIKDFSKEWFVSEDELNLSAIQYVVGIHEIPNIGRVIDSRNYESYKAKHKEANPIKYTQAMKRNWKKELDEKVVWLNDELKRTSNLDGNIDYTDNPKKTLNVPEFSLTSS; encoded by the coding sequence ATGAGCAAAGAGGAGCAAGAAAAGTTAGATGCTAATAATAGTTTAAAGAATATAGTTATTGTTGGAAACGGATTCGATATGAGTATTGGTCTCAAAAGCTCATATCAGAATTTCATTGAATATATTAAGAATCGAAAAAGGTTTGCTGAAGATTACGAGTTATACAATTATAATAGACTTTTTCTAAGGAAATATGAAAATTTCCGTTTGAATTGGTCCGATTTTGAAAGCTTATATGAGGAGACTGTAAGAAAAATAAATAATCGATCTGAGAAAAATGAAGAACCGCAAGATATCTTTGACATAGCATCGGTAAATGATTCTATTAAAAGATTAGAAGAAGATTTTCATGAATATCTTTTAGATGAATACCCAAAGTGGGTTAAACAAAATACGATTCCGATTGGGAATTCTGATTTTAAACGATTTACAGTAGAAGTGAACCCTTTTTTTGAGAAAATGATTAAAGATGAAAACACATTCTTTATTAATTTTAATTATACGAACACAATTGAGGACCTATGCGAAAGTGTACTTTACGACACTGGTAGCATTGCAAAGTCTAGTTTAGAAGTGAAGAAAGCGAAAGAAAGAGTTTTTCATATACATGGAAGCTTAGAAGAAGAAAACATTTTATTTGGAGGTGGGTTTACTGATACTGAGGATATTGGCCAGATTCATTATTCACAGTCATTAATTAATGATAAGTTATTCAGAATTAAGGAAAATGAGTTATTAAATTCAACAAGAAATAAGATAATGTCTACTATAGGTTTGGACAGTGAAGTTACGAATAATGATTTATTTATTATAGGACATTCTCTTCAGGGAAGCGATTTTCCATTCCTATCAAAATTAATTCAAAAAGCAAACAAGGTGTTTATATTTTATTATGAAGATGATTACATTTTTAAAATGGAAGAAATTCTAAGGAAATTTGGTTCATCCGTTGCCGAGAAAATTGTGTTGGTTCCTTTCTTAGAAATTTTATTGCAAGAAAGTTTAATTGTATCAAATTTTAAGGAGTATCTGACTATAGATTCTTTTGTATCAAATAAGTTTCCAAAAGAATCTATATTATCTGAGCTATCATTGACGATAAGCCATTTTAGCCTTCGTAATATTAATGAATTAAGAATAAGCACAAGTAATATAGATAGGGTGCTTCAAATATCAAAAAACTTGATACTAAATAAAAATGCTTCTAGGATTGCCCGCATATATTTTGAGGAAACAATAGATTCAACCAACTTTGAAAAACTCAGTAATTCTGAGGACTTTTTAAAGTTGCTAAAATGGGTGAAAAAAATTGATTTTTCTAATACTGAAATAGATAGTGATTTTTTTGTCCGACTTTTGGAGTATGGTAGTAGCTTGGCTTATATTAGAATGGAAAATTGTACATTAGTTAATGGAAATAATGTAAGTGTAAATATATCTACATGTGAGTCATTAAGGCGGCTTGAAATACTCGACTGTATCTTTACATCTGATCTTTTAGATACAAAAAAAAGGGTTTTTTATATTGAATCAGAATCACAGAACAATATAGAAAAATTAACAGTATTGAGAAATACCAATATTGTGATTGAGAAAAGTGTCTTAGAAAAATCAACAAATCTAACAGAGCTTAATCTCCTAATAACCAATGAAAATGTTTACCAAGAAGAGATTAACCAAAAAGAGATTCATTTAAAAAACTTGGAAGTTTTACAAATTGATCATTCCTCTGGTTTGATTCCTAACATAACAGTAGGGAACAAAATTAAGGAAATAACTATAATAGGATATTCCGATGAATTTATTAAGCTTTCATCGATTATGAAAAGTAATGAACAGTCAGTAGGCTTCCCTAAACTTATACTCTTTCATTTGAAAACCCCTGATCAAATGACTTCATGCCGTAATCTTATTGTAGATGTTATTTTAGATGTCTATTCAAATGATATTAAATTTATCGTGGAGAAAGATATAAAAACAATTAAGGAATATTATTTGGATTTTAAAGACCCTTATATTCAATTCTTTAATCAATTCGAGGGATTAATAGATAATAGTATATTTTTAAAATTTGAAAAGCTATTTTTAAGAATATCGAATTTAACAAGCCAATCAATTATTGAAGAATTTTTAGATGAAATGAATACTAAACTAGATGTGAAAATTCAAACTGTTGAGCCGACGGACCTGGATATAGAACAAAATGATGTGAATGGTTCAAATCACACTACCGAATATGATTCGGTAAGCAAATCAGTTAATAATAAAAAGGATTATGTATTTACTACAATTGATAGTTTGTTATATGATTACGCAATAGGAAATATATCTACATCTCAAGAACTTTTTACGGCTTTACGGCAAGAGAATAAAGCTGAAATTGTAATGGGGATTTATCATGAAATTGCTAGTGTGATTTCCATTGCGAATGATCATGAAAAATATAATTCAAAAGAAGATGTACTAGAACTGAAAGTTAAACTTTTTACGCAGGCTAGAGATCAAGTCATTAAGGACTTTTCTAAAGAGTGGTTTGTTTCGGAAGATGAACTTAATCTATCAGCTATACAGTATGTTGTGGGTATTCATGAAATTCCCAACATTGGAAGGGTTATTGATAGCAGAAATTATGAAAGCTACAAAGCTAAACATAAGGAAGCCAACCCAATTAAGTATACGCAAGCAATGAAACGGAATTGGAAGAAAGAGTTGGATGAAAAAGTAGTGTGGTTGAATGATGAACTGAAAAGAACAAGTAATCTGGATGGAAATATAGATTATACAGATAATCCTAAAAAAACGCTAAACGTACCAGAATTCAGTCTCACAAGTTCTTGA
- a CDS encoding HsdR family type I site-specific deoxyribonuclease, producing the protein MTKIPHNDEAEVERRLIEVLGEGHNQWNYRPDLKSEEDLWKNLYQKITQNNLSEIGEHPISDKEFDTIKTELLSKTITPFEAARWLKGENGISRITIEREDVSLGSISLTLYSNQDIGGGISTYEVVHQIAKKKVNMDDRDRRFDVTLLINGLPIVQIELKQVGAKDGVFQAYNQIKKYAEEGMFRNNIFSTLQLFVISNEQTTRYFANAMPKDMHKKFVFSWRTTDNRRVENLYEFVKQVLNIPDAHRLVANYTIVSEDQDNKVLMVLHPYQIHAIEALFTSAIKHESGHVWHATGSGKTLTSFVSTKLLARKPGIDRTIMLIDRKDLDNQTTSEFTKFASEFNTGISSGNAKSNSLIVGTGSAKELSNTLLSDSNSNTVIITTRQKLDAALRFAERQEEQKGTQRFKKLMGQHIVFVVDECHRALSAEGMKAIKDFFPNSTWFGFTGTPIFEENKKQAKGQLARTTHDQYGEVLHTYTIKNALEDGAVLGFQVEHEDSIEPTSLTNSIFNRLRQQEKYAGLTDDEINLVIDQMNGMEKETYLDTDTFEKDEHIQKVIHKIFRPDNAYIKFDFQNGRPQKSAILTTSSINMAKRYYQAIKDMTKDPEWLTNEFAGHPIRTGRTIEDPDFPRIAITYSMQENEEDSKQTQDEMKAVIQDYNDYYHTAWSIEDIERYNGDINNRLARKKAEFKAFGKHIDLVIVVDRLLTGFDAPTIQTLFVDRNLSYANLIQAFSRTNRTYPGKTKGLIVTFRKPSTMEKHVEDATKLYSQEQEVTTLVYASYDDSKKRFKKGHKTLTTVVPNPNDINEHSPLETRIEFVKAFQELNNAYEALVTYDDYNDNMETSKALQEQVKTLEEYIGVYNTVKGSLVDEGGEDGTVHDFSDIEFYGENAIKIYDIDATYIDRLLDTYSANNQDIREEIAKALQKLNKPAVVKVVYDAILNDIDAGKVDTDEDILTVKRRYFTNAYDNTIEKLSKTWFVKESELHLSAIQYMAGSDSIPNIRGILDSKQFDKYKAVNPDAKPLKYGPEMKREWLSVLNEAIVPYGDELR; encoded by the coding sequence ATGACAAAGATACCGCACAATGATGAAGCTGAGGTGGAACGCCGCCTCATTGAAGTGCTTGGGGAAGGGCATAATCAGTGGAATTATCGCCCTGATTTAAAGTCAGAAGAAGACTTATGGAAGAACCTATACCAAAAGATTACGCAAAATAACTTATCAGAAATTGGCGAACACCCCATTTCTGATAAGGAATTCGACACAATTAAAACAGAATTGTTATCGAAAACAATAACACCCTTTGAGGCCGCAAGATGGCTTAAGGGTGAGAATGGCATCTCCCGCATAACAATTGAACGTGAAGATGTGTCCCTAGGTTCAATATCATTGACATTATATTCCAACCAAGACATTGGCGGCGGCATCTCTACATATGAAGTTGTTCATCAAATTGCGAAGAAAAAGGTGAACATGGATGATCGTGATCGACGATTCGATGTGACGCTTCTCATCAATGGGTTGCCAATTGTTCAGATTGAATTGAAACAGGTAGGTGCCAAAGATGGTGTATTCCAAGCCTACAATCAAATCAAGAAATACGCTGAGGAAGGGATGTTTAGGAATAATATCTTTTCTACCCTTCAGTTATTTGTTATTTCCAACGAACAAACGACTCGCTATTTTGCCAATGCGATGCCAAAAGACATGCATAAGAAATTTGTTTTTAGCTGGCGGACCACAGATAATCGCAGAGTCGAAAACCTTTATGAGTTTGTGAAACAAGTCTTAAATATACCGGATGCACATCGCCTGGTTGCCAATTATACGATTGTAAGTGAGGACCAAGACAATAAAGTCTTAATGGTCTTACACCCTTATCAAATTCATGCGATTGAAGCCTTATTTACATCTGCCATAAAACATGAATCAGGACATGTTTGGCATGCGACGGGTTCGGGAAAGACGTTGACAAGTTTTGTATCTACGAAGTTACTGGCACGAAAACCGGGCATAGACCGTACCATTATGCTCATTGACCGAAAAGACTTGGACAATCAAACGACATCTGAATTCACTAAATTCGCGTCCGAGTTTAATACAGGTATTTCTTCTGGAAATGCCAAGTCCAATAGCTTAATTGTCGGAACTGGAAGTGCGAAAGAGCTAAGTAATACCCTACTATCCGATTCCAATTCCAATACTGTCATTATTACAACTCGTCAAAAGTTAGATGCTGCCTTGCGCTTTGCGGAAAGACAAGAAGAACAAAAAGGCACTCAGCGCTTTAAGAAACTAATGGGGCAACATATTGTCTTTGTCGTGGATGAATGCCACCGGGCGTTAAGTGCAGAAGGTATGAAGGCCATCAAAGACTTTTTCCCGAATTCAACATGGTTTGGATTCACGGGAACACCGATATTCGAAGAAAACAAGAAACAGGCGAAAGGTCAATTGGCTCGCACCACACACGACCAATATGGGGAAGTCTTGCACACCTATACGATTAAAAATGCGTTAGAAGATGGGGCTGTTTTAGGGTTTCAAGTAGAGCACGAGGATTCGATTGAACCCACATCGCTAACGAATTCTATTTTCAATCGGCTACGTCAACAGGAGAAGTATGCTGGCCTTACGGATGATGAAATCAATCTTGTTATCGACCAAATGAATGGGATGGAAAAGGAGACATATCTGGATACGGATACGTTCGAAAAGGATGAACATATTCAAAAGGTCATTCATAAGATTTTCCGCCCAGATAATGCCTACATCAAATTCGATTTCCAAAATGGTCGCCCGCAAAAATCGGCCATTTTAACAACAAGCTCCATTAATATGGCGAAACGCTACTATCAGGCTATCAAGGACATGACGAAAGATCCTGAGTGGCTGACTAATGAATTTGCAGGACATCCAATTCGAACGGGGCGGACGATTGAAGATCCAGATTTTCCACGAATTGCGATTACCTATTCGATGCAAGAAAACGAAGAGGATTCTAAACAAACGCAAGATGAAATGAAAGCCGTTATTCAGGATTACAATGATTATTATCATACAGCTTGGTCGATAGAAGATATTGAACGATACAATGGTGATATAAACAACCGTTTAGCTCGTAAGAAGGCAGAGTTCAAAGCGTTTGGGAAACACATTGACTTAGTGATTGTTGTAGACCGCCTATTGACGGGATTCGATGCACCGACCATTCAAACGTTATTTGTGGATCGTAATTTGAGTTACGCAAACTTGATACAAGCCTTTTCACGCACCAATCGTACCTACCCAGGAAAGACAAAAGGATTGATTGTAACATTTCGAAAACCTTCGACAATGGAAAAGCATGTAGAGGACGCTACGAAGTTATATTCACAAGAACAAGAGGTAACTACACTCGTATATGCATCTTACGATGATTCGAAAAAACGCTTCAAAAAGGGCCATAAGACGTTAACGACAGTCGTTCCAAATCCAAACGACATCAATGAGCATTCACCCCTGGAAACGCGAATTGAATTTGTGAAAGCATTCCAGGAACTAAACAATGCATATGAAGCTCTAGTGACGTATGATGATTACAACGATAATATGGAGACGTCAAAAGCACTTCAAGAGCAAGTGAAAACGCTAGAAGAATATATCGGCGTATACAACACCGTTAAGGGGTCATTAGTAGATGAGGGAGGCGAAGATGGAACAGTTCATGATTTCTCAGACATTGAATTCTATGGTGAAAATGCGATTAAGATCTATGATATTGATGCCACTTATATTGACCGACTGTTAGATACGTACTCAGCCAATAATCAGGATATCCGGGAAGAGATTGCAAAAGCACTTCAAAAATTGAATAAACCAGCAGTCGTAAAAGTTGTATATGATGCTATTTTAAACGATATTGATGCGGGGAAAGTAGACACAGATGAGGATATTCTGACTGTAAAGAGACGCTATTTTACGAATGCCTATGACAACACGATTGAAAAGCTATCTAAAACTTGGTTTGTGAAAGAAAGTGAACTGCATTTGTCCGCAATTCAATACATGGCTGGATCAGACTCCATTCCGAATATCAGGGGGATTCTTGATAGCAAACAATTCGATAAGTACAAAGCCGTAAATCCAGATGCAAAGCCATTGAAGTACGGACCGGAAATGAAACGTGAGTGGTTAAGTGTATTGAATGAGGCGATTGTACCTTATGGAGATGAGTTGCGATGA
- the istB gene encoding IS21-like element helper ATPase IstB, which produces MDKQTEMIEMCKELRLPSIRYLLEQEAIFEQHSSPAEFMYFALKQEMEDRYVRAKANRIRLANFPEKKLLEELDVEALPQNAAVRLPHLKELKFIQEKQNVLLIGSPGTGKTHLAIGLGIEACLAGYKVYFTSVASLVNQLKESRSARTLRSFELKFEKYDLVIIDELGYISFDKEGAELLFTHLSLRAGRAATIITSNLTFERWEEVFHDPVLTSALTDRLTHRAHIINMVGSSYRILETKEWMEQSNF; this is translated from the coding sequence ATGGACAAGCAAACAGAAATGATTGAAATGTGTAAAGAACTACGTTTACCAAGTATTCGCTATTTACTTGAACAGGAAGCCATATTTGAGCAGCATTCCTCGCCGGCCGAGTTTATGTATTTCGCTTTAAAACAGGAAATGGAGGACCGATACGTTCGAGCAAAAGCTAACCGAATCCGATTAGCGAACTTCCCAGAAAAAAAGCTTTTAGAGGAATTAGATGTAGAGGCACTGCCGCAAAATGCGGCGGTTCGCCTTCCCCATTTGAAAGAACTAAAGTTTATTCAAGAGAAGCAGAATGTATTATTAATTGGATCCCCTGGTACCGGTAAAACCCATCTTGCGATTGGATTAGGAATTGAAGCCTGTTTAGCAGGCTATAAAGTGTATTTCACAAGTGTAGCCTCACTTGTGAATCAATTAAAAGAGAGCCGTTCAGCAAGAACGTTACGCTCATTTGAACTGAAATTTGAGAAGTATGATTTAGTCATTATTGATGAATTAGGTTACATTTCATTTGATAAAGAAGGAGCAGAGCTTCTTTTCACACACTTATCATTACGTGCTGGTCGGGCAGCGACCATTATTACAAGTAATCTAACATTTGAGCGATGGGAAGAAGTATTCCACGATCCAGTACTAACTTCAGCTTTAACTGATCGACTCACACATCGAGCACACATCATCAACATGGTCGGTAGCTCATACCGTATTTTGGAGACGAAAGAATGGATGGAACAGAGCAACTTTTAA
- the istA gene encoding IS21 family transposase → MISLEKKQLVLIEYYQHKTSQRQIAEKLKMSRNTVKKYIEQDLAARQQDTRNLPVTDNYVTPPAYKKRNGKKVALTNTIMKRLRQMMKQNEQKRELNMHKQQLKIIDMHEKLLDEGFKISYTTVRNFVNREEQKQKEVFIRQDPAVGREIEFDWGEVKLFIDGKLRSFSLAVFTLAYSNERYARLYESETMICVQDAHVKCIEALGFVPNVFTYDNMRTVVKNFVGNDRFITDGMKSLSLHYHFQIRLCQPRKGNEKGHVERSVEYIRRKAFAHRDTYISLEEAQQYLVSIIEKLNNRPHYLKEKTHHELMLEERAERAGSLTAAPFDPAELVELRVDKYSTVTYRQNRYSVPEGRVGEYIKLKARAEEVLLFSEGECIAKHKRSWQVHTWVMNIYHYLNTLEKKKGALAQSECLSQAPKDIKNIYQRYYIGNEKDFLELLVYVKERDCLTRVLEVITELEKNPLVHITTEKIIFLAEQSAEVRTVLTDQDDVTSQSLDNLSSLAALFHSKGTGVIH, encoded by the coding sequence GTGATCAGTTTGGAGAAAAAGCAATTAGTGCTGATTGAGTACTACCAGCACAAGACAAGCCAACGTCAAATTGCGGAGAAGCTCAAGATGTCACGCAATACCGTTAAAAAATATATAGAGCAGGATCTCGCAGCAAGACAACAAGATACGAGGAATTTACCGGTTACAGACAATTACGTAACGCCTCCGGCTTATAAAAAGCGAAATGGAAAAAAGGTAGCTTTAACAAATACGATTATGAAACGACTTCGTCAAATGATGAAACAGAATGAACAGAAGCGTGAATTAAATATGCATAAGCAACAGTTAAAGATCATTGATATGCATGAAAAGCTTTTGGATGAAGGATTTAAAATTAGCTATACGACCGTTCGCAACTTCGTTAATCGTGAGGAACAAAAGCAGAAAGAAGTATTCATCCGTCAGGATCCAGCTGTAGGTCGTGAGATTGAGTTTGATTGGGGAGAAGTAAAGTTATTTATCGATGGCAAGCTAAGAAGTTTTTCACTAGCAGTATTTACCCTAGCCTATAGTAATGAACGCTATGCACGTCTTTATGAATCTGAAACGATGATTTGCGTACAGGATGCACATGTAAAATGTATAGAAGCATTAGGATTTGTGCCGAATGTTTTTACATATGACAATATGCGAACAGTTGTCAAAAACTTCGTTGGGAATGACCGCTTCATTACCGATGGTATGAAAAGTTTATCCTTACATTATCATTTTCAAATAAGACTTTGTCAGCCTCGTAAAGGAAATGAAAAAGGCCATGTGGAGCGAAGTGTAGAATACATTCGTCGGAAAGCATTTGCGCATCGAGATACGTATATTTCTTTGGAAGAGGCACAGCAATATTTAGTCTCCATCATTGAAAAACTAAATAACCGTCCACATTATTTGAAAGAGAAAACGCATCATGAATTAATGTTAGAAGAAAGAGCTGAACGAGCAGGTAGTTTAACAGCAGCACCGTTTGATCCAGCAGAATTAGTGGAGCTACGTGTGGATAAATATAGTACCGTTACCTATCGTCAAAATCGTTATTCTGTCCCTGAGGGACGTGTAGGAGAATACATTAAGTTGAAAGCTCGCGCAGAAGAAGTGCTTCTATTTAGCGAAGGTGAATGCATCGCGAAGCATAAAAGAAGCTGGCAAGTTCATACTTGGGTGATGAATATCTACCACTATTTAAATACCCTTGAAAAGAAAAAAGGTGCCTTAGCCCAAAGTGAATGTTTGAGCCAAGCACCAAAAGATATAAAAAATATCTACCAACGCTATTATATCGGAAATGAAAAAGATTTTCTAGAGCTGCTTGTCTATGTAAAAGAACGAGATTGCCTAACAAGAGTACTAGAAGTAATTACCGAACTTGAAAAGAACCCTTTGGTTCATATAACAACCGAAAAAATCATTTTCTTAGCAGAGCAGTCAGCTGAAGTACGTACTGTTCTTACTGACCAAGATGATGTCACCAGCCAATCCTTAGATAATTTATCGTCATTAGCAGCATTATTTCATTCTAAAGGAACAGGAGTGATTCATTAA
- a CDS encoding restriction endonuclease subunit S, producing the protein MANKRTPDIRFEGITEDWEQRRLSEVADLMDGDRGKNYPSGDDFSDQGHTIFLSAVNVTKNGFSFESDQYITEEKSNALGNGKLELNDIVLTSRGSIGHIAWYNNDIKSLVPFARINSGMLILRSKEDVEPSYIAQYLKSPLGKRQIDLISFGSAQPQLTKKDVSNYKISIPEKTEQAKLGEFFDDLDHLITLHQQELAILKQTKQGFLQKMFPREGEFAPEVRFPGFTDAWEQRELGSSVKFINGRAYKQKELLDKGKYRVLRVGNFNTNDRWYYSDLELEDNKYANTGDLLYLWATSFGPEIWNQERVIFHYHIWKLEIQDENIDKQYLYTWLETDKERIKQTTNGTTMVHVTKGSIEERGFQFPANIVEQQKIGSFFKELDNLIALYQRELEVLQETKIAFLQKMFV; encoded by the coding sequence GTGGCAAATAAGCGGACACCGGACATTCGATTTGAGGGGATTACTGAGGATTGGGAACAGCGGAGGCTCTCTGAAGTTGCTGATTTGATGGATGGGGATAGGGGGAAGAACTATCCATCTGGTGATGACTTTTCCGATCAGGGTCATACAATATTCCTAAGTGCCGTAAACGTTACTAAAAATGGATTCTCGTTTGAAAGTGACCAATATATCACAGAGGAAAAATCTAATGCCTTAGGAAATGGAAAACTTGAACTTAATGACATTGTGTTAACTTCTCGTGGCTCAATAGGTCATATTGCATGGTATAACAACGATATTAAGTCATTAGTGCCGTTTGCACGAATTAATTCAGGAATGTTAATTTTACGCTCAAAGGAAGATGTAGAACCAAGTTATATTGCACAATATTTGAAATCGCCACTTGGAAAAAGACAAATTGATTTGATTAGCTTTGGTTCAGCGCAACCACAACTAACAAAAAAAGACGTGTCTAATTACAAGATTTCTATTCCTGAAAAAACAGAACAAGCAAAGTTGGGTGAGTTCTTCGACGATTTAGACCACCTCATCACCCTTCATCAGCAAGAGCTAGCCATTCTCAAACAAACAAAACAAGGATTCTTGCAAAAAATGTTTCCAAGAGAAGGGGAGTTTGCACCGGAAGTTCGGTTCCCAGGATTTACTGACGCTTGGGAACAGCGTGAGTTGGGTAGTTCGGTGAAGTTCATAAATGGTCGCGCATATAAACAAAAAGAATTATTGGATAAAGGGAAATATAGGGTGTTGCGAGTAGGGAATTTCAATACTAATGATAGATGGTATTATTCTGATCTTGAGTTAGAAGATAATAAATATGCAAATACAGGAGACTTACTTTATTTGTGGGCTACTAGCTTTGGACCGGAAATATGGAATCAAGAGCGTGTAATATTTCATTACCATATATGGAAGTTAGAAATTCAAGATGAAAATATAGATAAACAGTACCTGTATACTTGGTTAGAAACTGATAAAGAGCGAATCAAGCAAACAACAAATGGTACTACTATGGTTCATGTTACCAAAGGTTCAATAGAGGAAAGGGGTTTCCAGTTTCCAGCCAACATAGTAGAACAACAGAAAATCGGCTCGTTCTTCAAAGAACTAGACAACCTCATCGCTCTTTATCAGCGTGAGTTAGAAGTCTTACAAGAAACTAAAATAGCTTTCTTACAAAAGATGTTTGTCTAA
- a CDS encoding glucose 1-dehydrogenase, whose protein sequence is MAKVAIITGAGSGLGQATALRLAEEGINIAVVDVNETGGNETVELVKKLGVDAFFVKADVSKLEDVKNYVEKTVEKFGTIDYFFNNAGISGSGKYFLETSPEDIEQIVGINLLGALYGARFVAEVMLKNGGGSIVNTASSAGVIGQDTVVTYSATKHGIVGMTKSLVAEYAKDGLRVNAVAPGPTETPMVKAYFEANPQMKENAESGIPQKRLGTPEEVAELVAFLLTSKAQYINGEVISIDGGFTNVK, encoded by the coding sequence ATGGCAAAAGTAGCGATTATTACAGGGGCTGGGAGTGGCTTAGGTCAAGCAACAGCACTTCGACTAGCAGAGGAAGGCATCAATATTGCAGTCGTCGATGTCAACGAAACAGGCGGCAATGAAACTGTAGAACTCGTAAAAAAATTAGGTGTAGATGCATTTTTTGTAAAAGCAGACGTTTCAAAATTAGAAGATGTAAAAAATTACGTAGAGAAGACGGTTGAAAAATTCGGTACGATCGATTATTTCTTCAATAACGCTGGGATTTCCGGCAGTGGTAAATACTTTTTAGAAACATCACCTGAAGACATTGAGCAAATCGTAGGTATTAACTTACTTGGCGCCTTATACGGAGCACGTTTTGTAGCAGAAGTCATGCTGAAAAACGGTGGCGGGTCGATTGTCAATACCGCATCAAGTGCTGGAGTTATCGGTCAAGATACGGTCGTAACATACTCAGCAACGAAGCACGGTATTGTCGGCATGACGAAAAGTTTAGTCGCAGAATATGCAAAAGACGGCCTACGTGTAAACGCGGTTGCTCCTGGTCCAACAGAAACGCCGATGGTCAAAGCGTATTTCGAAGCGAATCCACAAATGAAAGAAAACGCAGAGAGCGGCATTCCTCAAAAACGCCTCGGCACACCTGAAGAAGTAGCCGAGCTCGTAGCATTTTTACTCACATCAAAAGCACAATACATTAACGGCGAAGTCATCAGCATCGATGGCGGGTTTACGAATGTGAAATAA